GCGGGTCGATCATGATCGACCAGACCATCCTGTCGTCCAAGGGCAACGCCAAGAACGCGCTGGTCGGCACGCTGGCCGCGAGCGGCCAGGCCGACACCTGGGAGGACCCGGGTTGGCAGAAGTTCGTGAAGGACTATCAGGACGCCTTCCCGCCGAACAAGCGCTTCCCGAGCCCGTCGCTGCTCGCGACCAACTATTATGGCTCGACCATGGCGCTGATCCTGGCGCTGCGTCAGGTCAATGGCGATCTCAGCGACAACCAGTCCAAGTACAAGGCTGCGCTCGCTAAGATCGAGCTCGATGCGCCCAACGGCAAGATCAAGCTCGACGCCAACCGGCAGGCGATCGGCACCAACTTCGTCACCGAAGTCGTCGACGACGGCAAGGGCGCGCTGTTCTCGAAGGTCGTGAAGGTGATCCCGAACGTGAACCAGACGCTGGGCTACGACCCCGCAGTGTTCGCCAAGATCGGTTTGCCAAGCCGTACAGTACCGGAATGTAAGAAGTACTGACGTAGTCGCGTTCGCGACGCCATGATTGACCGGGGAGAGATTTGCAAAGAGCGCGACAGGTGCGCCCTTGCATTCTCTCCCTGGTTGTTGAACGCTATTAAAAAAGACAAGAGCTTCTGGGAGGGAAGGCATGAGCCGGGCGCTCGCCGTCTTCCACGGCCGCTTTGGCCGGGCGACGGTCTATCAGTTGAACCGCCCCTTCAACATCCACGCGCATCGCGAAGGTCATTTGATCTTCCATGTCGGGGGGCGTCCTGCATGCATCGATGTCAACGATGGACGTTACGAGCTCACCGAAAGTTCCGTCGTCGCCGTCAATCCATGGGAGCCGCATAATTTCCTGCCGTCCGATCTCGACGGCGGCGCCGTCTTCTTTGTGCTTTATGTCAATGCGGAGTGGTTCGCGCCCGATGCGCCCGGCGCCGACCGCCTGCGCTTCGGCCGCACCCAGTTCACGCGGTCGGTAGCGCTGGACAAGCATATCAGGCACGCAGCCGCCCTTGTGTGCGGCGCACCCTCGCTGAATAGCCTCGATGGCGAGCTGAGAAGTCTGATCGACATCTGTTATGACGAGAGCTGGCAGCAGGCCGAACTCACGCGCGATCCACGCGCGAACGGCTCCGTCACCGATTTTCGCGTGCGCAAGTGCATCAAGATGATGTCGGAGAGCCCCGGCGCCGAAATCGAGCTCGATACCATCGCGCGCGAATCCGGCCTGTCGCGGCCGCATTTCTACCGGCTGTTCCGCACCCAGACCGGCGTTACCCCTCACCTCTATCTCAACACGCTGATGATGGAGCAGGCGCTCGAGGCGCTGGTAGCGAGCGAAGCGCCGATCGCCGATATCGGCTTCGATCTCGGCTTCTCCTCGCAGAGCGGTTTCACCCGCTTCTTCGCCGCCAATGTCGGGATGGCGCCGACCGATTATCGCCGCGCGGCCAAGGTTTTGCGCGGCTGACGAGCGCGCGAAAAGATACTCACGATCAAATGCGCTCCCGTGCATCCCATTAGGATGTGCGGAACGCGATCCCGACAAGAGGATCGCGATCGATAGGGAGCGTACGTTCATGGCAGGGCTTGCGGCCGGCAACGGTCTGCGTGCGACCTCGCCCCGCCAAAGGGACGAGGTGAAGCTATGACCCGCTTTGTCGAGCGCCATCCCGCGTGGGCACTGATCGTCATCATCGCTGTCGCAGTGGCGCTGTGGCTGATCTTCGCGGTATGGCCGCCGGGGCTTGAAGAGGCGATCGGCCGCAAGCGGGTGTTCCTCAACGCGGTCTTCAATGGCATCACGCTCGGCGGTCTCTATTTCCTCGTCGCCAGCGGCTTCACGCTGATCTTCGGCCTGATGCGCAACGTCAACCTCGCGCACGGCTCGCTCTATCTGTTCGGCGGCTATGTCGGCTACGCCATCAGCGCCTCGACCGGCTCCTGGATTCTCTCCTTCATCGCCGCCTTCGTCCTGACGGCGCTGGTCGGCGTCGTGCTTCAGGTCCTCGTCTTCCGCCGTATGGAGGGCCAGGACCTGCGCCAGACCATGGTGACGATCGGCCTCTCGATCGTGTTCGCCGATCTCATGCTGTGGGCCTGCGGCGGCGACTTCTATCAGATCCAGACACCGAACTGGCTGATTGGTCCGATCGAGCTGCCGCTGATCACCGCGGTGAAATCCTCGGGCGAGCCGGTGTACCTGCGCTATCCGCTGGTCCGGCTCGTAATTTTTCTGGCCTCCATGATTATCGGCATCGCGATGTGGCTCGCGCTCAACCGCACCCGGATCGGCATGATCATCCGCGCCGGCGTCGACGATCGAGACATCCTTGCCGCAACCGGCGTGCGCATCCAGATCGTCTTCGTTCTCGTCTTCGCGCTCGGCGCCGGGCTTGCCGGCATCGCAGGCGTCGTCGGCGGCACCTTCCAGTCACTCTCCCCCGGTGAGGACATCCGTTTCCTGCTCGCATCCCTCGTGGTCGTGATCGTCGGCGGCATGGGCTCGATACCCGGCGCCGCACTCGGCGCGCTGATCATCGGCCTCGCCGAGCAGCTCGGCTCGGTCTACATCCCGACCTACGCCATCGTCGTGACGTTCCTGATCATGGTGCTGGTGCTGGCGCTTCGGCCGCAGGGCCTGCTCGCGAGGCGCTGACATGTCCGTCACCCACGACGCTCGCATTCGGGTTCATAAGGCCGCCGCCACGGCACAGCGGCCGGCCGTGCGCGGCTGGCCCGATGTCAACAATCCCGCGGCCTGGATCGCGGCGGTCATCCTCCTGATCATGCCGCTGATCGCCAATGGCTTCTTCCTGATCGAGATCTTTGCGACCACGCTGATCCTCGGCACCATCGCGCTCAGCCTGATGTTCCTCGCCGGCTATGGCGGCATGGTCAGCCTGATGCAGCTCACCATCGCGGGCTTTGCAGCCTACATGGTCGCGGTGTTCGGGGTCAGTGGCAACGCGAATATCAGTCTCGGTTGGCCGTGGTGGTTGGCGGTGCCGATGGCGCTGACGCTCGCGACCATCTTCGGCACGCTCGGTGGCGCGCTCGCGGTACGCACCGAGGGCATCTACACCATCATGATCACGCTCGCGATCGGCGCGGCCTTCTACTACTTCACCAATCAGAACTGGGCCATCTTCAACGGCCACACCGGCATCAACAATGTCTCGACGCCGCATTTCTGGGGCGTCGACTGGCGCTGGGATATTCCCTTCTACTATGTCGCGCTCGCAGTCGCCGCAGCCTGCTACTGCGCCGTCGACTACATCTCGCGCGCGCCGTTCGGCCTGGCGCTGCAGGGCGTGCGCGACAATCCACGCCGCATGGCCGCGCTCGGCTTCAACGTCAATGCGCACCGCGTCGCGGCCTATGCGGTGGCGTCCTTCATCGCAGGCCTCGCCGGCGTGCTCCAGGTCTGGAACTACCGCCAGATCTCGCCGGGCTCGGTCAGCGTCGGCGCCTGCATCGACATTCTCATCATCGCCGTCGTCGGCGGCATTTCCCGCCCGGTCGGTCCCTACATCGGCGCACTCGTCTTCGTCCTTCTGCGCACGTTTGCGCTCGACTTCCTGGTCAAGATCGGGCTCGACGGCAACCGCTTCCGGCTGCTGATCGGCCTCGGCTTCCTCGCCATCGTGTTCTGGTCGTCGGACGGTGTGATCGGCCTGTGGCAGCGCTGGCGCCAGAGCCATCGTCCCCCGTCGGATCGCCCAGGCGGAGGACGCGGCCATGGATAGTGTCGCCCATCGCCTCTCCGCCGTCGGCGCCGGTGCAGCACTCGAGCTGCGCGGCGTCACCCGGCTGTTCGGCGCGCTGGCGGCGCTGACCGACATCACTATCACCGTGCGCCCCGGCGAGCGGCGCGCCGTGCTCGGCTCCAACGGCGCCGGCAAGACCACGCTGTTCAACTGCATCACTGGCGACTTCCCGCCGACATCGGGCACGATCCGCTTCTTCGGCGAGGACGTTACGCACTTCCCGCCCTATGAGCGCATCCGCCGCGGGCTGAGGCGGACCTATCAGATCTCAGCGCTGTTCCCCGGCCTCACCGTCCAGGATAATGTCTACCTCGCCTGCCGTGGCGTCTCGCGCGGGCGTTTCTCGTTCCTGCGTCCCGGGCA
This portion of the Bradyrhizobium diazoefficiens genome encodes:
- a CDS encoding branched-chain amino acid ABC transporter permease; this encodes MTRFVERHPAWALIVIIAVAVALWLIFAVWPPGLEEAIGRKRVFLNAVFNGITLGGLYFLVASGFTLIFGLMRNVNLAHGSLYLFGGYVGYAISASTGSWILSFIAAFVLTALVGVVLQVLVFRRMEGQDLRQTMVTIGLSIVFADLMLWACGGDFYQIQTPNWLIGPIELPLITAVKSSGEPVYLRYPLVRLVIFLASMIIGIAMWLALNRTRIGMIIRAGVDDRDILAATGVRIQIVFVLVFALGAGLAGIAGVVGGTFQSLSPGEDIRFLLASLVVVIVGGMGSIPGAALGALIIGLAEQLGSVYIPTYAIVVTFLIMVLVLALRPQGLLARR
- a CDS encoding AraC family transcriptional regulator; translated protein: MSRALAVFHGRFGRATVYQLNRPFNIHAHREGHLIFHVGGRPACIDVNDGRYELTESSVVAVNPWEPHNFLPSDLDGGAVFFVLYVNAEWFAPDAPGADRLRFGRTQFTRSVALDKHIRHAAALVCGAPSLNSLDGELRSLIDICYDESWQQAELTRDPRANGSVTDFRVRKCIKMMSESPGAEIELDTIARESGLSRPHFYRLFRTQTGVTPHLYLNTLMMEQALEALVASEAPIADIGFDLGFSSQSGFTRFFAANVGMAPTDYRRAAKVLRG
- a CDS encoding branched-chain amino acid ABC transporter permease encodes the protein MSVTHDARIRVHKAAATAQRPAVRGWPDVNNPAAWIAAVILLIMPLIANGFFLIEIFATTLILGTIALSLMFLAGYGGMVSLMQLTIAGFAAYMVAVFGVSGNANISLGWPWWLAVPMALTLATIFGTLGGALAVRTEGIYTIMITLAIGAAFYYFTNQNWAIFNGHTGINNVSTPHFWGVDWRWDIPFYYVALAVAAACYCAVDYISRAPFGLALQGVRDNPRRMAALGFNVNAHRVAAYAVASFIAGLAGVLQVWNYRQISPGSVSVGACIDILIIAVVGGISRPVGPYIGALVFVLLRTFALDFLVKIGLDGNRFRLLIGLGFLAIVFWSSDGVIGLWQRWRQSHRPPSDRPGGGRGHG
- a CDS encoding ABC transporter ATP-binding protein; translated protein: MDSVAHRLSAVGAGAALELRGVTRLFGALAALTDITITVRPGERRAVLGSNGAGKTTLFNCITGDFPPTSGTIRFFGEDVTHFPPYERIRRGLRRTYQISALFPGLTVQDNVYLACRGVSRGRFSFLRPGQNDALMHAADGLVQAVHLTAVKDQRVAELAHGQQRQLEIALALAGAPRFVLFDEPAAGLSPTERAELVEILTSLPAHIGYIIIEHDMDVALRVVESVTMMHNGRIFKEGVPEEIQSDPEVQELYLGAGHE